One genomic region from Anabaena sp. PCC 7108 encodes:
- a CDS encoding nucleoside hydrolase — protein MISLQNQTIPVIIDTDGGVDDALALIMALNSPQLDLKAVTVVAGNINVDQAANNVLRVVSIVEPDTFPIVAKGCEKPLIKPTFNAAGIHGADGLGELDRFQEADGTPRYPQLTIKPSEEKAIDVLLKAAQEYGESLTIVALGPLTNLATAIQKDSATMQKVGTIVIMGGAVTVPGNITAAAEFNFFVDPDAAQIVMESGIPLTLVGLDVAMKAPLSRQIVEDNLQRRPTKVSQFIADCTEIYMAFYRDHEGFYGCYLHDPLAMAVAIDPSLVTTESLYMMVETQGRFTTGMSLADRRDRRDEKTNPPNVDACLDVDRERFMQLFDQLV, from the coding sequence ATGATATCTCTTCAAAATCAAACTATACCAGTAATAATAGACACGGACGGAGGTGTTGATGATGCCTTGGCTCTGATTATGGCCTTAAATTCACCGCAATTAGACTTGAAAGCCGTCACTGTTGTGGCTGGCAATATTAATGTTGATCAGGCGGCGAATAATGTCTTGCGTGTAGTCAGTATTGTTGAACCCGATACATTCCCTATAGTTGCCAAAGGTTGTGAAAAGCCTCTGATCAAACCAACCTTTAATGCCGCAGGAATTCATGGGGCTGATGGTTTGGGTGAACTTGATCGCTTTCAGGAAGCTGATGGTACACCCCGCTATCCTCAACTGACTATAAAGCCATCGGAAGAGAAGGCGATTGATGTACTGCTGAAGGCAGCCCAAGAGTACGGCGAGAGTTTGACCATTGTTGCATTAGGACCGCTCACGAATCTGGCAACAGCGATTCAAAAAGATAGTGCAACCATGCAAAAAGTAGGGACAATTGTCATCATGGGTGGGGCTGTGACTGTACCCGGAAATATTACAGCCGCTGCTGAATTTAACTTTTTTGTCGATCCTGATGCGGCTCAAATTGTGATGGAGTCGGGAATTCCTCTCACTTTAGTGGGTTTAGATGTGGCGATGAAAGCCCCCTTGTCTCGTCAAATTGTTGAAGATAATTTACAGCGTCGTCCGACAAAAGTTTCTCAGTTTATTGCCGACTGCACCGAAATTTATATGGCTTTTTATCGTGATCATGAAGGCTTTTATGGCTGTTATTTACACGATCCTTTGGCAATGGCGGTGGCAATTGATCCGAGTTTAGTAACTACAGAATCGCTATATATGATGGTTGAAACTCAAGGAAGATTTACGACAGGAATGTCACTAGCAGATCGACGCGATCGCCGCGATGAAAAAACGAATCCACCTAATGTAGATGCTTGTTTGGATG
- a CDS encoding bifunctional UDP-sugar hydrolase/5'-nucleotidase — translation MTLTERFKKFTILHSNDMHGDFLAEATGLEEGHVIGGMSLLSGYINQVRRDEKNVLFVIAGDMLQGSTIDSEYQGISTIEIMNYLAPDVVTLGNHELDYGLPHLLFLEKMANFPIVNANLYIKKYNRRLMNPYIILNVDGFDIMFIGIVTEEALRTLKRDRNIGTFINLEDAASEIGKICNAYKNDDIDLTVILTHIGFEEDKKLAAMLDPEWGVDMIIGGHSHTFLEQPAEVNNILIAQAGVGTDQIGRFDIVVDDDTNSIVEWKWQLLPVDNNLALPDLEIEKLIASFKEDVDRKYNRLIGRLAHKMTHPKREQETELGNLIADIFAQLDSLDVVFVASGSIRGQELGPPVTLSDLKTVFPYQDTLHKFRVTGVHLTQIFAHIMRPENRIEGQSEYFLSGQPRH, via the coding sequence ATGACACTCACCGAACGGTTTAAAAAGTTCACAATCTTACATTCAAATGATATGCATGGCGACTTTTTAGCAGAGGCTACAGGTCTTGAAGAGGGTCATGTTATTGGTGGTATGTCCCTACTTTCTGGATATATCAATCAGGTGCGTCGGGACGAGAAAAACGTGCTGTTTGTTATTGCTGGTGATATGCTCCAAGGCTCGACGATTGATTCGGAATACCAAGGGATTTCCACCATAGAAATTATGAATTACCTGGCTCCTGATGTCGTTACCTTGGGAAACCACGAATTAGATTATGGGTTGCCTCACTTATTATTCCTGGAAAAGATGGCAAATTTTCCCATAGTTAATGCCAATTTATACATTAAAAAGTATAACCGCCGCTTGATGAATCCATACATTATCCTCAATGTTGATGGATTCGATATTATGTTCATCGGAATTGTCACAGAAGAAGCTCTGAGAACATTAAAACGTGATAGGAATATTGGCACTTTTATTAATTTAGAAGATGCGGCATCAGAAATTGGTAAGATTTGCAACGCCTACAAAAATGATGATATTGACTTAACCGTTATCCTCACCCACATAGGTTTTGAAGAGGATAAAAAACTGGCAGCAATGCTAGATCCAGAATGGGGTGTGGATATGATTATCGGCGGACATTCCCATACATTTTTAGAACAACCAGCCGAAGTTAATAATATTCTGATTGCCCAAGCCGGAGTAGGGACAGACCAGATCGGACGTTTTGATATTGTAGTTGATGACGATACGAATAGCATCGTTGAATGGAAATGGCAACTGCTTCCAGTTGATAATAATCTGGCTCTGCCTGATCTCGAAATCGAAAAGCTGATTGCTTCGTTCAAAGAAGATGTAGACCGCAAGTATAATCGCTTGATTGGAAGATTAGCCCATAAAATGACCCATCCCAAGCGTGAACAAGAAACTGAATTGGGAAACTTAATCGCTGATATTTTTGCTCAACTTGATAGTTTAGATGTGGTTTTTGTTGCCAGTGGTTCAATCCGAGGACAAGAATTAGGACCGCCAGTAACTTTGAGTGATCTGAAAACCGTTTTCCCTTATCAAGATACTCTTCATAAATTTCGAGTGACTGGGGTTCACTTAACCCAGATATTTGCCCATATTATGAGACCGGAAAACCGCATAGAGGGTCAAAGTGAGTATTTTCTTTCAGGTCAACCAAGGCATTAA
- a CDS encoding EF-hand domain-containing protein encodes MATPRQTLDELRQVFTKIAGEDKQVDQKEFKKALGLKDEYFADRLFAIFDIDSSGTIKIEEFLTTVENLVFATTEDKLKFAYQLHDINGDDSIEKSEIAHLITASLNENNLSFKPEQINDLVDILFLEADTDNSGAISFAEFKSLIGKFPDLIEAMTVSPVSWLRPHKQNSQTVTTLENKRTKKDHIKHYIQNNWVKIAFLSLYVAVNIFLFFGAVDRYADLGKNVYVQIARGCGATLNFNGALILIPMLRHFMTWLRKSSLNDYLPIDESIEFHKLIGQVMFALAIVHTSAHFLNYTTLPAPFLQSLLGTKAGLSGFLLLIVFTIMWVTAQAPIRQGGKFALFYIAHLGYGLWFILALIHGPVFWQWVLFPVLGFVIELVIRWRATKDATFVVNASLLPSKVLGLEVQRPASFKYQPGDYLFIKCPSISNFEWHPFTISSAPERPDVLSLHIRAAGSWTGKLYQLFREQREEWIRSDSSQPEQGVPVYLDGPYGTPSTHIFESKYAVLIGAGIGVTPFASILKSILYRNQHNSSNINLKKVHFFWLNREQKAFEWFVELLSQIEIEDTNKLFDINLYLTGAQQKSDMKSSTLFVAMDLLHSRTKVDLITGLKSRTKTGRPDWDEIFRDLAKQHAPHKIDVFFCGPPGLSTQLKSLCTKYGFGYRKENF; translated from the coding sequence ATGGCAACTCCAAGACAAACCTTAGACGAATTACGACAAGTCTTTACCAAAATTGCCGGAGAAGACAAACAAGTTGATCAGAAAGAATTTAAAAAAGCTTTAGGACTAAAAGACGAATATTTTGCTGATAGGCTTTTTGCTATATTCGATATTGATAGCAGTGGCACTATTAAAATAGAAGAATTTTTGACAACTGTAGAAAACCTGGTTTTTGCCACTACAGAAGATAAACTAAAATTTGCTTATCAATTACATGATATCAACGGAGATGATTCCATTGAAAAATCAGAAATTGCTCATTTAATTACTGCCAGCCTTAATGAAAATAATCTCAGTTTCAAACCAGAACAAATTAACGATTTAGTCGATATATTGTTTCTAGAAGCTGACACCGATAACAGCGGGGCAATTTCTTTTGCAGAATTTAAAAGTTTAATAGGGAAATTTCCTGATTTAATTGAAGCAATGACAGTTAGCCCTGTTAGCTGGCTCAGACCTCACAAGCAAAACTCTCAAACAGTAACTACTTTAGAAAACAAGCGGACAAAAAAAGACCACATCAAGCATTATATTCAAAACAATTGGGTCAAAATAGCTTTCTTGTCCCTCTATGTTGCTGTTAATATATTTCTTTTCTTCGGGGCAGTTGATCGATATGCAGATTTAGGCAAAAATGTATATGTTCAAATTGCCAGAGGTTGTGGTGCAACACTTAACTTCAATGGGGCGCTAATTCTCATCCCCATGCTACGGCATTTTATGACTTGGCTTCGCAAAAGTAGCCTTAACGACTATTTACCCATAGATGAAAGCATCGAATTTCATAAATTAATAGGTCAAGTCATGTTTGCCTTGGCAATTGTGCATACGTCCGCACATTTTCTCAATTACACCACCTTACCTGCGCCCTTTCTCCAAAGTTTATTGGGGACGAAAGCTGGTTTATCAGGATTTTTACTCCTGATAGTTTTCACCATTATGTGGGTAACAGCGCAAGCACCTATCCGACAAGGAGGGAAATTTGCGCTTTTTTATATAGCTCATCTGGGTTATGGTTTGTGGTTTATTCTGGCATTAATTCATGGGCCAGTATTTTGGCAGTGGGTGTTATTCCCTGTGTTGGGATTTGTGATTGAATTAGTGATCCGTTGGCGGGCTACAAAAGACGCAACATTTGTAGTTAATGCCTCCTTACTGCCTTCTAAAGTGTTAGGTTTAGAAGTGCAACGTCCAGCCTCTTTCAAATATCAACCAGGGGATTATTTATTTATAAAATGTCCCAGTATTTCTAACTTTGAATGGCATCCATTTACAATTAGTAGCGCCCCGGAAAGACCAGATGTCTTATCTTTACATATCCGCGCAGCAGGAAGTTGGACTGGTAAGTTATATCAACTTTTTCGAGAGCAAAGAGAAGAATGGATACGTTCAGATAGTAGTCAACCTGAGCAGGGAGTTCCGGTTTATTTAGATGGACCTTATGGAACACCAAGTACACATATTTTTGAATCTAAATATGCGGTGTTAATCGGTGCTGGTATTGGTGTAACTCCCTTTGCTTCGATTCTGAAAAGTATTTTGTATCGTAATCAACATAATTCTTCTAACATCAATTTGAAGAAAGTCCATTTTTTCTGGCTCAATCGAGAACAAAAAGCCTTTGAATGGTTTGTAGAATTATTATCACAAATCGAAATCGAAGACACTAACAAACTCTTTGATATCAACTTATACCTTACAGGCGCACAGCAAAAGTCAGACATGAAGTCTAGCACTCTATTTGTGGCGATGGATTTGTTACATTCTCGGACAAAGGTAGATTTGATTACAGGTTTAAAAAGCCGGACAAAAACCGGTCGTCCAGATTGGGATGAAATTTTCCGTGACTTAGCAAAACAACACGCACCCCATAAAATCGATGTATTTTTCTGTGGACCGCCTGGACTATCGACACAGTTGAAGAGTCTTTGCACAAAATACGGATTTGGCTATAGAAAAGAAAACTTCTAG
- a CDS encoding LysR substrate-binding domain-containing protein — protein MELRHLKYFVAVAENLNFSRAATQLYISQPALSRQIKNLEDELTVILFIRQSDGLKLTDAGKFFLEQARDILNRSNIAIQTIKNNYTNTNEPLVVGYIPTILQSFLGEALHCFGSAYPDIVVRFQEMPPSDQVKALRNRTIDIAFMGNPPDDLEPEFIVKCVKEVVIDALIPDTHLLASRSSINLMELASEKFIGMSEKTFPGRNNRIRDTCYQAGFIPNIHLFADSHASMIALVASGQGVAVMPREASALPHPKVVFMPLHHPIYYARSTAVWSKERFSQSLDKFLKILFENDKIPKTLKIPAL, from the coding sequence ATGGAATTACGCCATCTTAAATATTTCGTGGCTGTTGCGGAAAACCTCAATTTTAGTCGTGCTGCTACGCAATTGTATATTTCACAACCTGCCTTAAGCCGTCAAATAAAAAATCTTGAAGATGAACTGACTGTTATCCTCTTTATCCGACAATCGGATGGGTTGAAACTCACTGACGCTGGAAAATTTTTTTTGGAACAAGCCAGAGATATTTTGAATCGCAGTAATATTGCTATTCAAACCATCAAGAATAATTACACAAATACAAATGAGCCTTTAGTGGTTGGCTATATTCCAACTATCTTGCAGAGTTTTTTAGGTGAAGCCTTACATTGTTTTGGATCTGCCTATCCTGACATTGTTGTACGTTTTCAGGAGATGCCCCCTAGTGACCAAGTGAAGGCGTTGCGGAATAGGACGATTGATATTGCTTTTATGGGTAATCCACCGGATGATTTAGAACCAGAGTTTATAGTTAAATGCGTTAAGGAAGTTGTAATTGATGCTCTCATACCAGATACCCATTTATTAGCATCTCGTTCTTCAATTAATTTAATGGAACTTGCATCTGAAAAATTTATTGGGATGTCTGAAAAAACGTTTCCAGGACGGAATAATCGTATTCGTGATACTTGTTATCAAGCTGGTTTCATACCGAATATCCATCTGTTTGCTGATAGTCATGCTTCTATGATTGCTCTTGTTGCATCAGGGCAAGGGGTAGCAGTAATGCCACGAGAGGCAAGTGCATTGCCTCATCCTAAAGTTGTATTTATGCCTCTTCACCATCCCATATACTACGCCCGATCAACTGCGGTATGGAGCAAAGAAAGATTTTCTCAATCTTTAGATAAATTCCTCAAAATTCTCTTTGAGAATGATAAAATTCCTAAAACTTTAAAAATTCCTGCCCTATAA
- a CDS encoding Glu/Leu/Phe/Val dehydrogenase, protein MVTTSRPVWENHSPAHICPFDQACSYLEWAAKELKLDPGLVEILSHPRKVVTVSIPVKMDNGEVRVLAGHRVQHSDILGPYKGGIRYHQAVTLREVSALAMLMTWKCALLGIPYGGAKGGIPIDPKQYSVGELERISRRYISELIKDIGPSVDIPAPDMGTSAREMAWMMDTYSVNVGHSVPGVVTGKPLSVGGSLGREMATGRGVMIIIREALADQGKSLEGVRVAIQGFGNVGGAAAELLHAAGAKIIAVSSGAGGVFSEVGLDIPALKAYAAENRRSVVGFPQATPISNADLLTLPCDVLIPAALENQITEENVYQIQAQFIAEAANGPVTLEANQVLEARGVTVLPDILANAGGVVVSYLEWVQGLSYLFWDEERVNREMEYLMVQAYRKVIEQSKARQVNLRLAAYTLGVGRVAQALTDRGLYP, encoded by the coding sequence ATGGTGACAACGTCGCGTCCAGTCTGGGAAAATCACTCTCCAGCACATATTTGCCCATTTGACCAAGCTTGTAGTTATTTAGAATGGGCTGCGAAAGAATTAAAACTTGATCCTGGTTTAGTAGAAATACTTAGCCATCCCCGAAAAGTTGTGACAGTTTCCATTCCGGTAAAAATGGATAATGGCGAAGTGCGAGTTCTCGCTGGACATCGAGTCCAACATTCTGATATTTTAGGCCCATATAAAGGTGGAATTCGATACCATCAGGCTGTAACACTGCGGGAAGTTTCAGCTTTAGCAATGTTAATGACCTGGAAATGTGCGTTGTTGGGTATTCCCTATGGTGGTGCTAAGGGTGGAATTCCTATAGATCCTAAACAGTACAGTGTGGGGGAATTAGAACGCATTAGCCGCCGTTATATTAGTGAGTTAATTAAAGATATTGGTCCTTCCGTAGATATACCCGCGCCAGATATGGGTACTTCTGCCCGTGAAATGGCCTGGATGATGGATACTTATTCTGTTAATGTTGGTCATTCTGTACCAGGTGTGGTGACTGGTAAGCCGCTTTCTGTTGGTGGTTCTCTGGGAAGGGAAATGGCTACGGGAAGGGGTGTAATGATTATTATCCGTGAAGCACTAGCAGATCAAGGTAAATCCCTTGAAGGTGTGCGAGTTGCGATTCAGGGATTCGGTAATGTGGGCGGAGCTGCGGCTGAATTATTACACGCAGCCGGAGCAAAAATTATTGCTGTTTCCAGTGGTGCTGGAGGTGTATTTTCGGAAGTTGGTCTTGATATTCCGGCTTTGAAAGCCTACGCTGCTGAAAACCGCAGAAGTGTTGTCGGTTTCCCCCAAGCTACACCAATTAGTAATGCAGATTTACTGACTTTACCTTGTGATGTCTTGATTCCCGCAGCTTTGGAAAATCAAATCACTGAGGAAAATGTTTATCAAATACAAGCGCAGTTTATTGCTGAAGCTGCTAATGGACCTGTGACATTGGAAGCTAACCAAGTCCTAGAAGCCCGTGGTGTAACGGTGTTACCGGATATTTTAGCTAATGCTGGGGGTGTAGTGGTGAGTTATTTGGAATGGGTACAGGGGCTTTCTTACCTGTTCTGGGATGAAGAAAGAGTGAACCGAGAAATGGAATATTTAATGGTACAGGCTTACCGTAAGGTGATTGAACAGTCGAAAGCAAGGCAGGTTAATCTGCGATTAGCTGCTTATACTTTAGGTGTAGGTAGAGTCGCACAAGCTTTGACTGACAGGGGTTTGTATCCTTAG